One window from the genome of Cryptomeria japonica chromosome 6, Sugi_1.0, whole genome shotgun sequence encodes:
- the LOC131068040 gene encoding uncharacterized protein LOC131068040 → MMTEEWKNVGIKSKRVPDWLNSPTLWSAKPISIIDDDEEQEMEENVCAIVEDESPTCTSASANNPDDGGIQSENEKIGEVTTQGEASNKKSKSHKHVGQSSNSDLPYVYHRSYLRDLLSDTKVERFTEELSKKVIDLTELQLLANQGIPDYRGLRAIVWKLLLCYLPKNRDAWERELAKKRSKYAVLKQELLVNPSELTRKLETSRQIKQLDSNDEKGLLRRHEISHGDHPLSLVETSVWNQFFQDTEIADQIERDIKRTHPDMPFFSGNSVSSLENQDAMKRILLIFAKMNRSIQYVQGMNEVLAPLYYVFKTDPDEGNAVHAEADAFSCFVELLSNFLDHFSQKLDNTAVGIRSTMVRMTELLKIHDEELWRHLDATTKVNPQFYAFRWITLLFTQEFRLPDCLRIWDSLLSNPYGPMDILLRICCAMLMCVRSRLLAGDFTSNLKLLQHYPLIDINHLLRVADELKTKS, encoded by the exons ATGATGACAGAAGAGTGGAAAAATGTGGGGATTAAAAGCAAGAGGGTGCCTGACTGGCTTAATAGTCCTACCCTGTGGTCAGCAAAACCCATTTCGATTATTGACGATGATGAAGAACAAGAGATGGAAGAAAACGTTTGTGCAATAGTTGAAGATGAGTCGCCCACCTGCACATCAGCATCAGCCAATAATCCAGATGATGGAGGCATTCAATCTGAAAATGAGAAAATTGGGGAAGTAACAACTCAGGGAGAAGCAAGTAATAAGAAATCTAAGAGTCATAAGCATGTGGGACAATCTTCAAATTCGGACTTGCCTTATGTTTATCATCGTTCTTACCTCAGAGACTTGTTATCTGATACAAAAGTTGAGAGATTCACCGAGGAG CTATCGAAGAAGGTAATAGACTTGACTGAGTTGCAGTTGCTGGCTAATCAAGGAATACCCGATTACAGAGGACTTCGTGCAATTGTTTGGAAG TTACTTTTATGTTACTTACCAAAGAATCGAGATGCATGGGAGAGAGAACTGGCTAAGAAGAGATCAAAGTATGCTGTCCTGAAACAAGAGCTTCTTGTGAATCCG TCAGAATTGACAAGAAAGTTGGAGACTTCTAGACAAATAAAACAACTGGATAGTAACGATGAAAAGGGGCTTCTCAGGAGACATGAAATTAGCCATGGAGACCATCCACTTAGCCTTGTTGAAACCAGTGTCTGGAATCAGTTCTTTCAG GACACAGAGATAGCAGATCAAATTGAACGTGATATTAAACGCACACATCCAGATATGCCTTTCTTCTCTGGAAATTCTGTATCATCATTGGAGAATCAG GATGCCATGAAGCGTATTCTGCTTATATTTGCCAAGATGAACCGTTCAATTCAATATGTCCAAGGAATGAATGAGGTCCTTGCTCCACTCTATTATGTATTCAAAACAGACCCAGATGAAGGAAATGCA GTCCATGCAGAAGCAGATGCTTTTTCTTGTTTTGTGGAGTTGCTGAGtaattttttggatcatttttcccAAAAATTAGATAATACTGCTGTAGGCATCCGTTCTACAATGGTACGAATGACAGAACTTTTGAAAATACATGATGAAGAGTTGTGGCGCCATCTTGATGCTACAACCAAG GTAAACCCTCAGTTTTATGCATTCAGGTGGATTACTCTGCTTTTCACACAAGAGTTTAGATTGCCTGATTGTTTAAGGATTTGGGATTCACTTCTAAGCAATCCTTATGGGCCTATG GACATATTACTCCGCATATGCTGTGCTATGCTAATGTGTGTAAGAAGCCGCTTATTGGCTGGTGATTTTACATCAAATCTGAAGTTACTTCAACATTATCCATTGATTGACATCAACCATCTCTTGCGTGTGGCAGATGAGTTAAAAACAAAATCTTAG